From Sphingopyxis sp. MWB1, a single genomic window includes:
- a CDS encoding DUF2460 domain-containing protein: protein MGWALVAAEPHHRKNWVKRFDPRFWTVDFARPMMASVGTKGPRALRIEAVFYNKQDLAGLIWEAEDRWDHPLLAYETSRDFRRTQLRFRWRSAGIKPLDALHGPTLTIEGRDAGGNPRAWYVRLWNYADGSGEDAVISLDFDALDGGFSLPGEAERVWAGDIDRLFISLVPPAYDGGAGVLASRAEGWAEMSEISCSGSGSVLALGDAVLPEQGLGIATGYDDCYNQSPARVVRQIVQLGYRGDVIHYVGMSHYMRLEANSGGFYLSLAGGTLCAPCAAWHRDFAAECRAAGLGIIWSLSYEIFNAYCWGDWKQRDGNGAPALTGWEPPSTLLSPANGAAMGYLQLVARAFVAIGRAAGLAVKFQVGEPWWWTNPGGKLCAYDAATSQALGAASVAIADIRGPQTPGARAMLDALGALLAGSTAALVAAARHEAGTDWAGSHLLVFLPTVLDAEAPELRRANVPTGWAAPAFDVLQLEDYDWVTAGRGAETAPARDLMVARLGYPVAEQHYLSGFVLRAEDRAQWADIAAAARDARRAGVARAFIWALPQVTRDGFLGFEAEEDEVQAFDAVDFPLAIGREAVAVTEFSTQIIASPSGHEQRASEWAEARMRYDAGPGVRSEDDVRRLTDFFRARRGAARGFRFRDPFDHSSAADGGAPGAADQPISVGDGVRREFALTKAYGAGDAVQHRTIRLPVAGSVRASVAGAETGGFTLNAAGALLFDTPPPMGAAVRAGFLFDVPVRFAEDRLEVSRATFLAGEMASVPLVEVRAPW from the coding sequence ATGGGTTGGGCCTTGGTGGCGGCGGAGCCGCATCATCGGAAAAATTGGGTCAAGCGGTTCGATCCGCGTTTTTGGACGGTCGATTTTGCGCGGCCGATGATGGCGAGTGTGGGGACGAAAGGGCCGCGCGCGCTGCGTATCGAGGCGGTCTTTTATAACAAGCAGGATCTGGCGGGGCTGATCTGGGAGGCGGAGGATCGCTGGGATCATCCGCTGCTTGCCTATGAGACAAGCCGCGATTTCCGGCGCACGCAGCTGCGCTTTCGCTGGCGCTCCGCCGGGATCAAGCCGCTCGATGCCTTGCATGGGCCGACCTTGACGATCGAGGGGCGCGATGCGGGGGGCAACCCCCGTGCCTGGTATGTCCGGCTGTGGAATTATGCGGACGGCAGCGGCGAGGATGCGGTCATCAGCCTCGATTTCGATGCGCTGGACGGCGGATTTTCGCTGCCCGGCGAGGCGGAGCGGGTGTGGGCGGGGGATATTGACCGCCTGTTCATCTCGCTGGTGCCGCCCGCCTATGATGGCGGCGCGGGGGTGCTGGCGAGCCGGGCCGAAGGCTGGGCTGAGATGAGCGAGATCAGCTGTTCGGGATCGGGCTCGGTGCTCGCGCTCGGCGATGCCGTGCTGCCCGAACAGGGGCTGGGGATCGCGACCGGCTATGATGATTGCTATAATCAAAGCCCGGCGCGGGTGGTGCGGCAGATCGTCCAGCTCGGCTATCGCGGCGATGTCATCCATTATGTCGGCATGAGCCATTATATGCGGCTCGAAGCCAATAGCGGCGGATTTTACCTGAGCCTTGCGGGTGGGACGCTGTGCGCGCCCTGTGCCGCCTGGCACCGGGATTTTGCCGCCGAATGCCGCGCGGCGGGGCTGGGGATTATCTGGTCGCTCTCCTATGAAATATTCAATGCCTATTGTTGGGGCGACTGGAAACAGCGCGACGGCAATGGGGCACCCGCGCTGACCGGGTGGGAGCCGCCCTCGACGCTGCTATCGCCCGCCAATGGCGCGGCGATGGGATATTTGCAGCTGGTCGCGCGCGCCTTTGTCGCTATCGGCCGCGCGGCGGGGCTGGCGGTGAAATTTCAGGTCGGCGAGCCCTGGTGGTGGACCAACCCCGGCGGAAAGCTCTGCGCCTATGATGCCGCGACGAGCCAGGCGCTAGGGGCGGCGAGCGTCGCGATTGCGGACATCAGAGGGCCGCAGACGCCTGGCGCGCGGGCGATGCTCGATGCGCTGGGGGCGCTGCTCGCCGGATCGACGGCGGCGCTGGTCGCGGCGGCGCGCCATGAGGCGGGGACGGACTGGGCGGGAAGCCATTTGCTGGTTTTCCTGCCGACGGTGCTCGACGCCGAAGCGCCCGAACTGCGCCGCGCCAATGTGCCCACAGGCTGGGCGGCGCCTGCCTTCGATGTGCTGCAACTGGAGGATTATGACTGGGTGACGGCGGGGCGCGGCGCCGAGACGGCGCCCGCGCGCGATTTGATGGTCGCGCGGCTCGGCTATCCGGTGGCGGAGCAACATTATCTGTCGGGTTTTGTCCTGCGCGCCGAGGACCGCGCGCAATGGGCCGATATTGCCGCGGCCGCCCGGGACGCGCGCCGCGCGGGGGTGGCGCGCGCCTTTATCTGGGCGCTGCCGCAGGTGACGCGCGACGGCTTTCTGGGCTTTGAGGCGGAGGAGGATGAAGTGCAGGCTTTTGACGCGGTCGATTTCCCGCTGGCCATCGGGCGCGAGGCGGTGGCGGTCACCGAATTTTCAACGCAGATCATTGCTTCGCCATCAGGACATGAACAGCGCGCGAGCGAATGGGCCGAGGCGCGGATGCGCTATGATGCGGGGCCGGGGGTCCGGTCTGAGGATGATGTGCGGCGCCTCACCGATTTTTTCCGCGCGCGGCGCGGGGCGGCGCGGGGGTTTCGCTTTCGCGACCCCTTTGACCATAGTTCGGCGGCCGACGGCGGCGCGCCGGGGGCCGCCGACCAGCCGATCAGCGTCGGCGATGGGGTGCGGCGCGAATTTGCGCTGACCAAAGCCTATGGCGCGGGCGATGCCGTGCAGCACCGGACGATCCGCCTGCCGGTCGCGGGCAGCGTGCGCGCGAGCGTCGCCGGGGCGGAGACCGGCGGTTTTACGTTGAATGCCGCCGGGGCGCTGCTGTTCGATACGCCGCCGCCGATGGGGGCGGCGGTGCGCGCGGGGTTCCTGTTCGACGTGCCGGTGCGCTTTGCCGAGGACCGGCTGGAGGTGAGCCGGGCGACCTTTTTGGCGGGCGAGATGGCGAGCGTGCCGCTGGTCGAAGTGCGCGCGCCATGGTGA